TGAGCACACGGCCGATGTAGATACTCTCCACCTGGCGCTGGATCGCTGAGAAGATGAGAATGTTCAGGATGCCGATGGAAATGGCACCGATACTGAAGAGCACCATGGACAAGAGCCACGGCGTCAGTGCTGTGCCGATCCAGAGAAGGCCCGTCAGGGTAAACATCGTGATGATCAGCCGTCCAAAGGCCAGTTGTTTCACCTTCGGACTCACCAGGGTGCCGATCATGATCCCAAGTGACAGGGAAGCCATATAAAAGCCGTACGCCGCTTCAAGACCGTTTGATTTCAGCAGGGAAAAAGCCGGCACATTCGTCAGCATCACCGCCATCGTCACGTTCACAAACACGATGGAGAACATCATTTTCGGGATCAGCGACTTCTGAATATAGGTCATCCCGCTTTTTAAATCCTTGGAATAGCTTTTCAGATGGTGGTGAAACGGGATGTTCCTGTTCCTCGTTTCCTCATACGCTTCAATCTGCAAGAAGAAATATAATATCACGGTGAACAACACCAGCATGGCCGTAACACTGATAGCGGCGACACTGCCGATGAGTGCCGCAAGGATCCCTGCCCCGGCGATAAAGACGATATCCATCGCTTCACGCACCGTCTGCAAATACGCATTCGCCTGAATGATCTGGTCATCGCCCACGACCTTGGGCACCAGGGTGGAGACAATCGGATAGGAAAACTGGTTGATGAGACTTGTGAGAAACAAGATCCCGATCACATGCCACACATGTAGACCGATGGTGAGGTAGGCAACAGGAATCGTAATCAGCAGCAGCACATTGATCAGATGACTGATGATCAGCCCTTTTTTATATCCGGTGTAATTGGCCAGCGGGGCGATCAGAAACGCCATGACGCTTGCTGAAGAGATGGCAAAAAAGGCAAATCCGGCATACAGTACACTGCCTGTCAGCTGCACCACGAGAAGCATGCCCGTAATCAGATAAATCCCGCTCCCTGCGGCCTGAATGAATACCCCGAGCATCATGATTTGAAAATTCCGGTCTCTGAGAAATGCCTTTTCTGTTGCCATGGTTACTCCTCCTCTTTACTCTCATTCACCTGGAACCGGACATGGTAAGCTTTTTGTGTCTTATCGTTTCGTTCCTGGTAGGATTTCTTTCCGTAACTGAGGAGCAGTTCATACATCTCACCCGTCAGCTCCTCAAGGAGCTCCTCAGACAAATAGAGATCCGCCTCATAGTTATCGACCTCTCCTGGAGCCTGAAGCTGCTCGGGGTTACGAAAGGAAATCGCCTTGGCTTTATAGTATTTTTCAACGACGCCTTTGTTGGTATCCACATGATCCACCTCAAGAATCCCGTGTTTCATGAGCTGCTGGATATGATAATACGTGGTCCCCGGATTTTTATCCAGGGCATCTGCCGCCTGCTTCGGTGTCATCGGATGCTCATACAGCATGCCAATCAACCGTGAACGAAACGGGTTTGAAATCGCCTTTTGCTGGGCCCAGTTAATCTCCATGATCGACTCATCGCGTTTCTTTTTTCCACTCATACGACAACCCCCTTTTATTTGTATTTATAAATCGATTTGTAAATATAAATCATCTTACCTTAAGTATACGATTTGGATTTACAAATTGCAAGAGAAATAGAAAAGTCATGATATGATTCAAACTCTCTTGACTAAAATAACGTGAAGTGTATTCAGAAAAACCGATGCTTCCTAACTTTGATTTATAATTGCACAATTCGAATACCTGCAAATTCTCTCTTCTCAAAACACACATTACTCATCGACTTCCTTCTCATATAGTATATTTAAGCCCTTCACAAATCCAAAAGATAATGACATTATAATCATAATTTGTATCTATCATTAAAAACAAATGTTATAATAATTCTAATCATTTCCGCTAGGCAGGAGGAAAACAAATGAATCATTCATCAAAAGGACAGTCTCTGCATCAAGTTGTAAAGGACAAATTGGTTCAAGATATTCAAACCAATACCTTTCCCGTTAACTCGCAGTTACCAACAGAAGCTGAACTCTGTGCAACTTTCAATGTTAGTCGCACAACGATTCGAAATGCTTTACAGCAACTCGTTAATGAGGGCTATATCGAACGCGTTCAAGGTAAGGGATCATTTGTTAAGCTTCAAAAAATCAAACAAACATTATCATCTACACAAGGAAGTTATGTAGAGCAAATGAAATTACAAGGCAAACTTCCTGAAATTAAAGTATTGG
This Salisediminibacterium beveridgei DNA region includes the following protein-coding sequences:
- a CDS encoding MFS transporter — protein: MATEKAFLRDRNFQIMMLGVFIQAAGSGIYLITGMLLVVQLTGSVLYAGFAFFAISSASVMAFLIAPLANYTGYKKGLIISHLINVLLLITIPVAYLTIGLHVWHVIGILFLTSLINQFSYPIVSTLVPKVVGDDQIIQANAYLQTVREAMDIVFIAGAGILAALIGSVAAISVTAMLVLFTVILYFFLQIEAYEETRNRNIPFHHHLKSYSKDLKSGMTYIQKSLIPKMMFSIVFVNVTMAVMLTNVPAFSLLKSNGLEAAYGFYMASLSLGIMIGTLVSPKVKQLAFGRLIITMFTLTGLLWIGTALTPWLLSMVLFSIGAISIGILNILIFSAIQRQVESIYIGRVLTLLTSAASLGVPVGALIGGVIGEAYNPVLPIIISGMGMIIFSTIWMKQSVLRSLPSIDEVKLFEEQKVTAAQ
- a CDS encoding ArsR/SmtB family transcription factor gives rise to the protein MSGKKKRDESIMEINWAQQKAISNPFRSRLIGMLYEHPMTPKQAADALDKNPGTTYYHIQQLMKHGILEVDHVDTNKGVVEKYYKAKAISFRNPEQLQAPGEVDNYEADLYLSEELLEELTGEMYELLLSYGKKSYQERNDKTQKAYHVRFQVNESKEEE